From a region of the Geothrix sp. 21YS21S-2 genome:
- a CDS encoding GNAT family N-acetyltransferase, which produces MSGFARVHGLEALMAAVNSVRAGAGAFVTNLYLDPEKAREWIARGDLACLETGGCALFLRRDRWFRHVHFCAADPAALAGSLGHLEGEGPLTLDLLGRPDRVEEMGGWFHASGFRTYSRLTRLARIAVPGAPPAPAPPAETETAVAADVDALLRDLEACFDPLKEHLPSRGELDLAVAAGRVRLVRSGTGIAGFLYCDTVGASSTLRYWLVDPGHRDQGIGARLIRDYFHRNPAVRRYLLWVLDSNADAIAKYGHYGYAPDGLVDQVMIRGVPQ; this is translated from the coding sequence ATGAGCGGCTTCGCGCGGGTCCACGGCCTCGAAGCCCTCATGGCCGCAGTGAACTCGGTCAGGGCCGGGGCGGGAGCCTTCGTCACCAACCTCTACCTGGATCCCGAGAAGGCCCGCGAATGGATCGCGCGCGGGGATCTCGCCTGCCTGGAGACCGGCGGATGCGCCCTGTTCTTGCGCAGGGACCGGTGGTTCCGGCATGTCCATTTCTGCGCCGCGGACCCCGCGGCCCTGGCCGGTTCCCTTGGCCACCTCGAGGGGGAGGGACCCCTGACCCTGGATCTCCTGGGCCGCCCGGACCGGGTCGAGGAGATGGGTGGTTGGTTCCATGCCTCCGGTTTCAGGACCTATTCACGCCTCACCCGGCTGGCCCGGATCGCGGTCCCTGGCGCTCCGCCCGCACCCGCGCCACCCGCGGAGACCGAGACGGCGGTGGCGGCGGACGTCGACGCCCTGCTCCGGGACCTTGAGGCCTGCTTTGATCCCCTCAAGGAGCACCTCCCGTCCCGCGGGGAGCTGGACCTGGCGGTGGCGGCGGGCCGGGTTCGGCTGGTCCGCAGCGGAACCGGAATCGCCGGGTTCCTTTACTGCGATACGGTCGGCGCCAGTTCCACCCTACGCTACTGGCTGGTGGACCCCGGCCACAGGGACCAGGGCATCGGCGCTAGACTGATTCGTGACTACTTCCACAGGAACCCCGCCGTAAGGCGCTACCTCCTGTGGGTGCTCGATTCCAACGCAGACGCCATCGCCAAGTACGGCCACTACGGCTACGCGCCGGACGGCCTCGTGGACCAGGTGATGATCAGGGGGGTACCGCAATGA
- a CDS encoding amino acid adenylation domain-containing protein has product MQLNLLDYFWNGALRTHPAKVAIEDNGTATSFQELRQHALRCAAAIQARTGSLNEAIAVLLPKGTATIVADLGILCSGNCYTNLDVKSPAQRIRNVVENVGPALLITSRDLAEAAAGLGVAPDRLLFVEDFPGAAYDAEAILCRLEKVIDTDPACIINTSGSTGTPKSVVLNHRSIIDFMDWLFGRFGFGPEERIGSLSPFHFDIYTLELWYTLAKGSTFVIIPEQHGIFPTRLVEFLASERISFLFWVPTVMVNISNQDTFAAAKPKALRNVLFAGEVFPTRHFNYWRRHFPEALFVNLYGPIEITVDCTYYAVDREFADEDPLPIGFPCRNTDILILDEDGRPAPPGTQGELCVRGTSLAMGYWNDPEKTRKAFVQNPLNTRYPELIYRTGDLVHLNAAGEILFDGRKDFQVKHLGYRIELGEIEHVLVNSVEDIANACVLYDRDRKEIVLVFESARQVTPAEIRKRLQQVLPKYMLPTVFHQVEAMVRNPNGKIDRKRLQEEFLG; this is encoded by the coding sequence ATGCAACTCAATCTGCTGGACTACTTCTGGAACGGCGCCCTGCGGACCCACCCCGCCAAGGTGGCCATCGAGGACAACGGGACGGCCACCTCGTTCCAGGAGCTCCGGCAGCACGCCTTGCGTTGCGCCGCCGCTATCCAGGCCCGAACCGGGTCCCTCAACGAGGCCATCGCGGTCCTGCTGCCCAAGGGGACGGCGACGATCGTCGCCGATCTGGGCATCCTCTGCAGCGGAAACTGCTATACGAACCTCGATGTCAAATCGCCTGCCCAGCGCATCCGGAACGTGGTTGAAAATGTCGGCCCGGCCCTGCTGATCACGTCCCGGGACCTGGCGGAGGCCGCGGCCGGACTCGGCGTGGCGCCGGACAGGCTCCTGTTCGTCGAGGACTTTCCCGGCGCCGCCTACGACGCCGAGGCCATCCTCTGCCGCCTGGAAAAGGTCATCGACACGGACCCCGCATGCATCATCAACACCTCGGGGTCCACGGGCACCCCCAAGAGCGTCGTCCTCAACCACCGGAGCATCATCGACTTCATGGACTGGCTCTTCGGGAGGTTCGGGTTCGGGCCCGAGGAGCGCATCGGCAGCCTCTCTCCGTTCCACTTCGACATCTATACCCTGGAACTCTGGTACACCCTCGCCAAGGGCAGCACCTTCGTCATCATTCCCGAGCAGCATGGCATCTTCCCCACCAGGCTCGTGGAGTTCCTGGCATCGGAACGCATCTCCTTTCTCTTCTGGGTCCCGACGGTGATGGTCAACATCAGCAACCAGGACACCTTTGCCGCCGCCAAACCCAAGGCGCTGCGGAACGTGCTGTTCGCCGGCGAGGTGTTCCCCACCCGGCACTTCAACTACTGGCGCCGCCATTTCCCGGAGGCACTGTTCGTCAATCTCTATGGTCCCATCGAGATCACGGTGGACTGCACCTACTATGCGGTGGACCGGGAATTCGCCGACGAAGACCCGCTCCCCATAGGCTTCCCCTGCCGGAACACCGACATCCTGATCCTGGATGAGGACGGTCGTCCAGCCCCGCCGGGAACCCAGGGCGAGCTCTGCGTGCGCGGGACCTCCCTGGCCATGGGCTACTGGAACGACCCCGAGAAGACCCGCAAGGCCTTCGTCCAGAACCCCCTCAATACCCGTTACCCCGAGCTGATCTACCGAACCGGGGACCTCGTCCACCTCAACGCCGCGGGCGAGATCCTGTTCGACGGACGCAAGGATTTCCAGGTCAAGCACCTGGGCTACCGCATCGAACTGGGGGAGATCGAGCACGTCCTCGTCAACTCGGTGGAGGACATCGCCAACGCCTGCGTCCTGTACGACCGGGACCGGAAGGAGATCGTCCTCGTCTTCGAAAGCGCACGGCAGGTGACGCCAGCGGAGATCCGCAAGAGGCTCCAGCAGGTCCTGCCCAAGTACATGCTGCCCACCGTGTTCCATCAGGTTGAGGCCATGGTGCGTAATCCCAACGGCAAGATCGACCGGAAGCGGCTTCAGGAGGAGTTCCTCGGATGA
- a CDS encoding glycosyltransferase family 2 protein — MVHISVVTPVYKAARILPELYRRLRLALEAITPDFEILMVNDHSPENDWDVIGELARTDPRVKGLDLSRNFGQHFAITAGLDHAQGEWIVVMDCDLQDQPEEIAKLYAKAQEGYDAVFGRRHARKDAFLKKAMSSAYYRLYEYLIDETIDGCVANFSIISRQVAQSIGEMREQNRSYGLFAKWVGFRTTAIDIDHAARYEGLTSYTSGRLIRLAVDSIVSQSNKPLRLFIRLGFLIALVSFAFIIYILYRHFFVGIRIEGWASVMVSLWFISGLLFMNLGILGLYIGKTFDEAKRRPLYVIRDRIGLSDRPRK, encoded by the coding sequence ATGGTGCACATTTCGGTTGTGACTCCGGTCTACAAGGCCGCCAGGATCCTGCCGGAACTTTACCGCCGACTCAGGCTCGCCCTGGAAGCGATCACCCCGGATTTTGAGATCCTCATGGTCAACGACCACAGTCCAGAGAACGACTGGGACGTCATCGGCGAGCTCGCCCGCACCGATCCCCGGGTCAAGGGCCTGGATCTCTCCCGGAATTTCGGACAGCATTTCGCGATCACTGCAGGTCTCGACCATGCCCAGGGGGAGTGGATCGTGGTCATGGATTGCGACCTCCAGGATCAGCCTGAGGAAATCGCGAAGCTCTACGCGAAGGCCCAGGAAGGCTATGACGCCGTGTTCGGCCGGCGCCACGCGCGCAAGGACGCCTTCCTCAAGAAGGCCATGTCCAGCGCCTATTACCGGCTATACGAATACCTAATTGATGAAACGATTGACGGCTGCGTGGCCAACTTCAGCATCATCTCCCGGCAGGTCGCCCAGAGCATCGGTGAAATGCGGGAGCAGAACCGCTCCTACGGACTGTTCGCGAAGTGGGTCGGATTCCGGACCACCGCCATCGACATCGACCATGCGGCACGCTACGAGGGGCTGACGTCCTACACCTCCGGACGCCTGATCCGGCTGGCCGTCGACAGTATCGTCTCCCAGTCCAACAAGCCGCTACGGCTGTTCATCCGGCTCGGCTTTCTGATCGCCCTGGTGTCCTTCGCGTTCATCATCTACATCCTCTACCGGCATTTCTTCGTCGGAATCAGGATCGAAGGCTGGGCGAGCGTGATGGTCTCACTCTGGTTCATCAGCGGCCTGCTGTTCATGAACCTGGGGATCCTGGGACTCTACATCGGCAAGACCTTTGACGAGGCGAAGCGCCGACCGCTATATGTCATCCGGGACCGCATCGGCCTTTCCGACCGCCCCCGGAAATGA
- a CDS encoding lysylphosphatidylglycerol synthase transmembrane domain-containing protein, whose protein sequence is MRRPGLPALLGWALAVGFLVWVGLTFEWQSAWGILLKARFLVFFGATAGTLPLFFLMRTFRWQSLLPDQARSGSLLDRYLAIGIAVGLGSVVPLQGAEILKVEAGHSGSGLGRKRGYSALLLERCLDLASILLLFFLCYPRYLPAQGRMLAAALLSIALAGLLLAPWLGRIPGTGRFEAWGTGFRNLVASPGRLTGALASTAAAWLLVLAGWYGVLASLQIHLRLPDLAALMSGIALLGIFSLIPGGIGICELGITGMLVLAGVEPARAQGAALLLRGYSLASAALGLAFLLWQRYRAASNGGILGTSRRR, encoded by the coding sequence ATGAGGCGCCCCGGGCTCCCCGCCCTCCTCGGCTGGGCCCTGGCCGTCGGCTTCCTCGTCTGGGTCGGCCTGACCTTCGAGTGGCAGAGCGCGTGGGGAATCCTCCTGAAGGCCCGGTTCCTGGTCTTCTTCGGGGCCACGGCCGGCACCCTCCCGCTGTTCTTTCTCATGCGGACCTTCAGGTGGCAGAGCCTCCTTCCCGACCAGGCCCGCTCCGGGTCCCTGCTGGACCGGTACCTCGCCATCGGGATCGCGGTGGGACTCGGATCCGTCGTCCCGCTCCAGGGGGCGGAGATCCTGAAGGTCGAAGCCGGGCACAGCGGTTCCGGGCTGGGCCGCAAGCGCGGCTATTCGGCCCTCCTGCTGGAACGGTGCCTGGATCTGGCCTCCATCCTCCTCCTCTTCTTCCTGTGCTACCCCCGGTACCTGCCGGCCCAGGGACGGATGCTCGCCGCCGCCCTGCTCTCCATCGCCCTGGCCGGACTTCTCCTCGCGCCATGGCTGGGCAGGATCCCCGGCACCGGCCGGTTCGAGGCGTGGGGAACCGGCTTTCGCAACCTGGTGGCTTCGCCGGGCCGGCTCACGGGGGCGCTGGCCTCCACCGCCGCGGCATGGCTGCTGGTCCTGGCCGGGTGGTACGGGGTCCTGGCCTCGCTGCAGATCCACCTGCGTCTCCCGGATCTGGCCGCGCTGATGTCCGGGATTGCCCTGCTGGGGATCTTCAGCCTGATTCCCGGCGGGATCGGCATCTGCGAGCTGGGCATCACCGGCATGCTCGTCCTGGCGGGGGTGGAGCCGGCACGGGCCCAGGGCGCCGCCCTCCTTCTTCGCGGCTATTCGCTGGCTTCGGCGGCATTGGGGCTGGCGTTCCTTCTCTGGCAGCGGTACCGGGCGGCCTCCAATGGGGGTATTCTCGGAACATCCCGGAGGCGTTGA
- a CDS encoding bifunctional 2-polyprenyl-6-hydroxyphenol methylase/3-demethylubiquinol 3-O-methyltransferase UbiG, translating to MRCSAPLAEPAWRCAACGWAAEVREGIPILYGEVPDGEGFSKAAFQDLAGQEARHFWFRSRNRLIAWALGRHAPRPGTFLEVGCGTGFVLQGLAALFPSTRFTGAEFHVEGLPFAAKRVPGADFLQLDARRLPFEAEFDVIGLFDVLEHIPEDDQVLVAVAAAVKPGGTVMVTVPQHPWLWSVVDEKASHVRRYTRAMLLDRLAGAGLRPVLATSFVSLLLPLLVQVRRRRDREAFEPLAEFEIAPWKNTLLALVMALERLLIKAGVRWPWGASLLVVARRPGP from the coding sequence GTGAGATGCTCCGCTCCCCTCGCCGAGCCGGCCTGGCGCTGCGCCGCCTGCGGCTGGGCCGCGGAGGTGCGGGAGGGCATCCCCATCCTCTACGGGGAGGTCCCCGACGGAGAGGGGTTCTCCAAGGCGGCCTTCCAGGATCTGGCCGGCCAGGAAGCCCGGCATTTCTGGTTCAGGAGCCGGAACCGCCTCATCGCCTGGGCCCTGGGCAGACACGCCCCCCGTCCCGGGACCTTCCTGGAGGTCGGCTGCGGCACGGGGTTCGTGCTGCAGGGCCTCGCGGCCCTTTTCCCCTCGACCCGCTTCACCGGGGCCGAGTTCCACGTCGAGGGCCTGCCCTTCGCCGCCAAGCGGGTGCCCGGGGCCGACTTCCTTCAGCTCGACGCCCGGAGGCTGCCCTTCGAGGCGGAATTCGACGTGATCGGCCTTTTCGATGTGCTGGAGCACATCCCCGAGGACGACCAGGTCCTGGTGGCGGTCGCCGCGGCCGTCAAGCCCGGAGGAACGGTCATGGTCACGGTCCCTCAGCACCCGTGGCTGTGGAGCGTGGTGGACGAGAAGGCGTCCCACGTCCGCCGGTATACCCGCGCCATGCTCCTGGACAGGCTGGCCGGAGCCGGGCTGCGGCCCGTCCTTGCCACCTCCTTCGTATCCCTCCTCCTTCCCCTGCTGGTACAGGTCCGCCGCCGCCGGGACAGGGAGGCGTTCGAACCCCTGGCCGAATTCGAGATCGCTCCCTGGAAGAACACCCTGCTCGCGCTCGTGATGGCTCTGGAACGGCTGCTCATCAAGGCTGGCGTGCGCTGGCCCTGGGGCGCCTCCCTGCTCGTCGTGGCCCGGCGCCCCGGCCCATGA
- the rffA gene encoding dTDP-4-amino-4,6-dideoxygalactose transaminase, with amino-acid sequence MIPFNRPHFTGREVELIQQVFESGRTSGNFAFTRRCQAFFEQRYGLRKALLTTSCTDALELAALACGIDPGDEVILASYGFVSTANAFALRGARLIFADSGPDHPNMAVASIADRVTEATRAIVVTHYAGVAVDMDPLLALADVRGIRVIEDAAQGVEATYKGRPLGSLGHLGALSFHETKNIQCGEGGLLMINAAELAARAEIMWEKGTNRAAFFRGEVDKYTWVDLGSSFSPPEITAAVLWAQLVDLDAIQVRRMEVWNRYHAALAPLEAAGHALLPRIPAHCVHNGHIYYLVLDSLATRTRLIEHLKAHGVNAVFHYQSLHRSPYFAPRHHGGPLPNSDRYSDCLLRLPLWPDLGPADQDAIIGAVAGFFGA; translated from the coding sequence ATGATCCCCTTCAATCGGCCCCACTTCACGGGTAGGGAAGTGGAGTTAATCCAGCAAGTTTTCGAAAGCGGCAGGACTTCAGGCAATTTTGCGTTCACGCGGCGGTGCCAGGCCTTTTTTGAGCAGCGCTACGGTCTGCGGAAGGCGCTCCTGACCACGTCCTGCACGGATGCCCTGGAACTCGCCGCCCTGGCCTGCGGCATCGACCCCGGGGACGAAGTCATCCTCGCGTCGTACGGCTTCGTGTCCACCGCCAACGCCTTCGCCCTGAGAGGCGCCCGCCTGATCTTCGCCGATTCCGGTCCGGACCATCCCAACATGGCCGTCGCCAGCATCGCCGACCGGGTGACGGAAGCCACCCGCGCCATCGTAGTGACGCACTACGCGGGCGTCGCCGTGGACATGGACCCCCTGCTCGCCCTGGCAGATGTCCGGGGCATCCGGGTGATCGAGGACGCCGCCCAGGGGGTCGAGGCCACGTACAAGGGAAGGCCGCTGGGCAGCCTGGGGCACCTGGGCGCCCTCTCCTTCCATGAGACCAAGAACATCCAGTGCGGCGAGGGCGGCCTCCTGATGATCAACGCCGCGGAACTCGCCGCCCGCGCGGAGATCATGTGGGAGAAGGGGACCAACCGGGCCGCGTTCTTCCGGGGCGAGGTGGACAAGTACACCTGGGTCGACCTGGGGAGCAGCTTCTCCCCGCCGGAAATCACGGCCGCCGTGCTCTGGGCCCAGCTGGTGGACCTGGACGCCATCCAGGTCCGGAGGATGGAGGTGTGGAACCGCTACCACGCCGCGCTGGCCCCTCTGGAAGCGGCGGGCCATGCCTTGCTTCCCCGCATTCCCGCCCATTGTGTCCACAACGGGCACATCTACTACCTCGTCCTGGACAGCCTCGCGACCCGCACCCGGCTGATCGAGCACCTGAAGGCCCACGGGGTCAATGCCGTATTCCACTACCAGTCCCTCCACCGCAGCCCCTATTTCGCCCCCCGCCACCACGGGGGGCCGCTCCCCAACTCCGACCGCTACAGCGACTGCCTTCTTCGGCTGCCGCTCTGGCCGGACCTGGGCCCCGCGGACCAGGACGCGATCATCGGGGCCGTCGCGGGGTTCTTCGGCGCATGA
- a CDS encoding tetratricopeptide repeat protein yields MILRAVPFSILTLALAAGGYSPRPDLDAGHYLKALAAADAELKADPANALALAARSQALTAMMRLPEALAAGRRAAELNPRLGEALLARALARAGTAIQQKNLGSLRGVSAAMDDLRGAVKAEPGLVAAWMALGLGYEQLPGILGGSTRRALECAEVVRKLDPGKGSALKGTILSMEGEWPQAEAAFGTALAISPKDPEVTMAYLDALGSRETRKDLGEEEQKRRLAREARRLLPGARGSARALCSVCDALIDAGMGEEAWNAALAALPAVDAPSLIQLELGKISARTGVHADQGLAFLDQVLKAPLEGGSGGYGTAHWRRGQILKNLGRKNEAQAAARAALALDPKDAKASRLLEELR; encoded by the coding sequence ATGATTCTGCGGGCCGTACCCTTTTCCATCCTCACCCTCGCCCTGGCGGCCGGGGGCTATTCCCCGCGCCCCGACCTGGACGCCGGGCACTACCTCAAGGCCTTGGCCGCCGCTGACGCAGAACTGAAGGCCGACCCCGCCAACGCGTTGGCCCTGGCGGCCCGGTCCCAGGCCCTCACCGCCATGATGCGCCTGCCCGAGGCCCTTGCCGCGGGCCGCAGGGCCGCCGAGCTCAACCCCCGCCTGGGGGAGGCTCTTCTGGCCCGGGCCCTGGCCAGGGCCGGCACCGCCATCCAGCAGAAGAACCTGGGCAGTCTCCGGGGCGTGTCCGCCGCCATGGACGACCTCCGCGGGGCGGTGAAGGCTGAACCCGGCCTGGTGGCGGCCTGGATGGCGCTGGGGCTCGGCTACGAGCAGCTGCCGGGCATCCTGGGCGGCTCCACTCGCCGGGCCCTGGAGTGCGCCGAAGTCGTCCGTAAATTGGACCCAGGCAAGGGTTCGGCCCTCAAGGGCACGATCCTGTCCATGGAAGGGGAGTGGCCGCAGGCCGAGGCCGCCTTCGGGACGGCCCTCGCCATTTCTCCGAAGGATCCGGAAGTCACCATGGCCTACCTGGACGCCCTGGGCAGCCGGGAGACCCGCAAGGACCTCGGTGAAGAGGAACAGAAGCGGCGCCTGGCCCGGGAGGCCCGCAGGCTCCTGCCCGGTGCCAGGGGCAGCGCCCGTGCCCTGTGCTCGGTCTGCGACGCGCTGATCGACGCGGGCATGGGCGAGGAGGCCTGGAACGCGGCCCTTGCCGCCCTGCCGGCGGTGGACGCGCCCAGCCTCATCCAGCTTGAGCTCGGCAAGATCTCTGCCCGGACCGGCGTCCACGCCGACCAGGGGTTGGCCTTCCTGGACCAGGTCCTCAAGGCGCCCCTGGAGGGCGGGTCCGGCGGCTACGGAACGGCCCACTGGCGGCGAGGGCAGATCCTCAAGAACCTGGGCCGCAAGAACGAAGCCCAGGCCGCGGCCAGGGCCGCCCTGGCCCTCGACCCCAAGGACGCCAAGGCGTCCAGGCTTCTGGAGGAACTACGCTAG
- a CDS encoding enoyl-ACP reductase → MKGKRGLVVGVANKWSIAWGISQRLLAEGAEVAFTYQNDRLGKNVRELTADLKDPILIPMDVTSDKQILMTFELLKRVWGHLDFIVHAVAYAPRAALEGQFLATSREDFRIAHDISAYSLAALCQSAAPIMGEGGSVVAMSYLGGTRVVPNYNVMGVAKASLEASVRYLAADMGPMGIRVNAISAGPIKTLAASGIAGFGGMQRHHRNRAPLRKDTDAAEVGDATLFMLSDMARGITGQVLYVDGGFSIMGD, encoded by the coding sequence ATGAAGGGCAAACGCGGGCTGGTGGTGGGGGTAGCCAACAAGTGGTCCATCGCCTGGGGCATCTCCCAGCGGCTCCTGGCGGAGGGGGCCGAGGTGGCCTTCACCTACCAGAACGACCGCCTGGGCAAGAACGTCAGGGAACTCACGGCCGACCTAAAGGATCCCATCCTCATCCCCATGGACGTGACCTCGGACAAGCAGATCCTAATGACCTTCGAGCTGCTCAAGCGGGTCTGGGGGCACCTGGACTTCATCGTCCACGCGGTCGCCTATGCCCCCCGGGCGGCCCTGGAAGGCCAGTTCCTGGCCACGAGCCGGGAGGACTTCCGCATCGCCCACGACATCAGCGCATACTCCCTGGCGGCCCTGTGCCAGAGCGCGGCGCCCATCATGGGCGAAGGGGGCTCGGTCGTGGCCATGTCCTACCTGGGCGGCACCCGCGTTGTGCCCAACTACAACGTCATGGGCGTGGCCAAGGCCTCCCTCGAGGCCAGCGTGCGCTACCTCGCAGCGGACATGGGGCCCATGGGGATCCGGGTGAACGCCATCTCGGCAGGCCCCATCAAGACCCTGGCGGCCTCCGGCATCGCCGGCTTCGGCGGAATGCAGCGCCACCACCGGAACCGGGCCCCCCTGCGCAAGGACACGGACGCCGCCGAGGTGGGGGACGCAACCCTCTTCATGCTGAGCGACATGGCCCGCGGCATCACGGGGCAGGTTCTCTACGTGGACGGCGGCTTCAGCATCATGGGCGATTAG
- a CDS encoding peroxiredoxin, with protein sequence MSPVGKPLPPFSLVDHLGNTVTNATLAGHWAVIYAYPKDSTPGCTTEACDFRDSWTRLQAAGALVYGISRDSLASHAKFAGKFELPFPLLSDPDKLLLAPMGAFGKKVMYGKEMEGIIRSTLLVDPKGVVRKAWPKVSVKGHVQEVLAALEALGC encoded by the coding sequence TTGAGTCCTGTCGGCAAACCCCTCCCCCCGTTCTCCCTTGTGGATCACCTGGGAAATACCGTCACCAACGCGACCCTCGCCGGTCACTGGGCGGTGATCTATGCCTATCCGAAGGATTCCACGCCGGGCTGCACCACCGAGGCCTGCGATTTCCGGGACAGCTGGACCCGCCTGCAGGCTGCAGGCGCCCTCGTGTATGGAATCTCCCGGGACTCCCTCGCCTCCCATGCGAAGTTCGCCGGGAAATTCGAACTGCCCTTCCCCCTCCTCTCCGACCCGGACAAGCTGCTCCTCGCCCCCATGGGAGCCTTCGGCAAGAAGGTCATGTACGGCAAGGAGATGGAAGGCATCATCCGGTCCACCCTGCTCGTGGACCCCAAGGGCGTCGTGCGCAAGGCCTGGCCCAAGGTCAGCGTGAAGGGGCACGTTCAGGAGGTCCTGGCGGCGCTGGAAGCCCTGGGATGCTAG